The window TCCATCAGCCAATGTCCGCGTTGTGAAACCGCCATCGCCAACAACGAAGTCGAATACGAGGACGTTGATGATCCATCTATCTACGTGAAGTTCCCGCTCCGCGACCGCGAAGGGAGTCTCGTCGTCTGGACGACGACGCCGTGGACGGTTCCGGCGAACACCTTCGTCGCCGTCGATGCGGAAGGCACCTACGCCGAGGTCCGAGCAACCACGGACGGCGAGACGGAAACGCTCTATGTCGGCAAACCGAAGGTCGAAGAAGTCCTGAAGAAAGGCCGCTACGACGACTACGATGTCGTTTCCGAACTGACCGGCGAGGAACTCCTCGGTTGGAAATACGAGCATCCACTCGACGACGAAGTGCCGAACCACCCGAGCGGCGATGGAACGCTGCAGGTGTACGAAGCCGACTACGTGAAAGTCGATGGGGACGGTACCGGACTCGTCCACTCCGCACCCGGACACGGTGAGGAGGACTTCAATCGCGGGACGGAACTCGGACTCGACGTGTTCTGTCCCGTCGGCGGTGACGGCGTGTACGAGAAAGCGGGCGGTAAGTACGAAGGGCAGTTCGTGAAGGATGCCGACGAGGACATCATGGCCGACCTCGATTCGAACGGTCATCTGCTCGCCTCGGGCACCGTCAACCACAGCTATGGCCACTGTTGGCGGTGTGACACTGGTATCCTCCAAATCGTCACCGACCAGTGGTTCATCACGGTCACGGACATCAAGGACGAACTCCTCGACAACATCGAGGATAGCGAGTGGCATCCTCAGGAAGCCCGTGACGAACGGTTCTACAACTTCGTGGAGAACTCGCCGGACTGGAACGTCTCGCGGCAGCGCTACTGGGGCGTTCCGATCCCGATCTGGACGCCAAGCGCGGACGAGTCCGCGGACGGTTGGGACGGAAACATGGACGACGTGGTCGTTGTTGGCACCCGTGAGGAGCTCGCTGAAGCGGTTGACCAAGACGTAGACCCGGAAGAAGTCGATCTTCACCGGCCGACGGTGGACGACCTGACGATCACGAAAGACGGGACGACCTACACCCGCGTCCCGGACGTGTTCGACGTGTGGCTGGACTCCTCAGTCGCGTCGTGGGGTACGCTCGACTATCCGAGCGATGAAGAGGACTTCGAGGAACTGTGGCCCGCCGACCTCATCATGGAGGCCCACGACCAGACCCGCGGTTGGTTCTGGTCACAACTCGGCATGGGAACCGCCGCACTCGGCGACGTGCCATACGATGACGTGCTGATGCACGGCTGGGCGCTCGCCGAAGACGGGCGTAAGATGTCGAAATCTATCGGAAACATCGTCGCTCCCGAGGAGGCAATCGAGCGTCATGGGGCGGATCCGATGCGTCTGTTCCTCCTCTCGCAAAATCCGCAAGGTGAGGACATGCGCTTCTCGTGGGATGAGATGCAGAACATGCAGCGAAGCCTGAACATCCTTTGGAACGTGTTCCGGTTCCCATTGCCCTACATGCGGTTGGACGACTTCGATCCGAACGAGGTCGGTGTCAAAGATGCCGAAACCGAACTCGTGGACGAATGGGTGCTCTCGCGTCTACAGACCGTGACGGCGGAGATGACCGAGCAGTGGGAGGAGTACCGCCAGGACCGCGCACTTCGCGCACTGCTCGACTTCGTCGTGGAAGACGTGTCACGGTTCTACATCCAAGTCGTTCGCGAGCGAATGTGGGAAGAAGAGGACAGCGCGAGCAAGCAGGCCGCCTACGCGACGTTCCACCACATTCTGAAGACAGTCGTGGCCCTGCTCTCGCCGTTTGCCCCCTTCATCAGCGAGAAGATCTATCAGAACCTCACGGGCGACGAGGGCGAAGCGAGTGTGCATATGCTCGACTGGCCCGAGGTCGATGAATTCTGGCACGACGAGGAAATGGAAGCCGACGTGTCAGTCCTTCGTGCCGTCGAAGAAGCAGGAGCGAACGCCCGCCAGCAGGCTGAACGAAAGCTCCGCTGGCCAGTCTCACGAATCGTCGTGGACGCGCGGGACGACTCCGTCGTCCGCGCGGTCGAAAAGCACGCCGACCTGCTTGCTGATCGCCTGAACGCTCGTGATGTCGAACTCGTGATGCCCGATGAAGGTTGGGGCGAACTGGCCTACAGCGCCGAGGCGGATATGAGCGTCCTCGGTCCAACCTTCGGCGACGATGCAGGGCGCGTGATGAACGCGCTCAACGAGGCACGAGTCAGCGATGCAAGCCTCGCGGAACTCGAAGATGCTGTTGCGGAAACGCTCAATGAAGAGATCGAACTGGACGACGAAATGGTCGAGTTCGTCACGCAGACGCCGGACGACGTAAGCGGCACGTCCTTCAGCGTGGACGGCAACGAACTCGGCGTCGTCTACGTCGATACGACACTCACGGAGGACATCGAAAGCGAGGGCTACGCACGCGAAGTCATCCGCCGTGTACAGGAGATGCGCAAGGAGATGGACCTCGACATCGAGGAAGAAATCCGTCTCGAACTCGATGTTCACGATGATCGAGTTGCCGACTTCGTCGAGGAACATATGGAGCTCGTGAAAGAGGAAGTTCGCGCCGAAAGCGTCGGTGAAGTCGATGACGGCCACCGCAAAGAGTGGGATGTCGAAGGTGTTACGATGACGATTGCAATCGTGCCACTCGCGGAAGTGGAGCTATAGAATCCAGGCGCGAACATCGCGAGCGGGCAGAGAACCTTTGACGACGACCGAAGTGACTAAGCCAGAAACGGTGACGATAGTTTTTTGCTCAAGATACTACCAGCGACAGTGAGCGAGTGCAACAAAAGGTAATTTTACAACGCGTCGGCGATAGCGGGCGCAACCGATACCTGACTTACAGCACGTTCGATGGTATCCGTGCCGTACACAGCCACGACACCCGCGTTTGCGAGTTTCGTTCGAGCGTTTAGCGCGAGCATGGGGTGGACACAAGTGACGAACACACGACCGATATCCCGTTTCTGGAGGAGAGAAACCGCCCCGCTCATGGTCGAACCGGTCGCAATGATGTCGTCGGTGATGACGATATCCTTGCCAGTCACGTCGGTATCGCTTGGCGTCATTTCGACCTCCGTTCCGGAGAGTCTCTTCTTCTCGAAGTAATCCGTGACACCACGACCGTACGCATTTCTGACAGTGTCGGCGATGTCGAGTGCACCCGCGTCGGGTGAGAGAAACACCGGATCAGCCAAGTCGTCTGGCAGCGGGTCAGCGAGGCACCCGGCGGCATTTACCGGTTCCGCAGGAACGTCGAAGAAGTCACAGACGGCAGTTTCGTGCGGATTGACCGTCAGTACCCGGTCGGTTCCGGTACTGATGGCACGAGCAACCGCGCGAGAGGAAATCGGCTGACCACGTTCGAACGTCTTGTCCTGTCGGGCGTATCCCATATATGGGAGCACAGTGATGACTTCCTCGGCACCCCATTCACGGGCGGCGTCCTGCAGTTGGAGCAGTTCGATGTGGGCATCACTCGAAACCGTCGAAGCAACGACGATAGCACGAGTGCCGTCGAAGCCAGGCGCACTTGCGAGCAGTTCGTCGTCCGGGAACGACTGATACTCCACGGACGCGAGCGGTTCGTCTAGTTCGGCAGCGAGTGTGGCCGCCAAGGATTGCGAGGCAGACCCACTGAGTATCATACGAAAAAACTGGACATCCCAGGTTAAACGCGTTTTCACTCGGCGGTGTGGGACTGTGAACGTCTTTGACAAACGTAATCGACTGAGTGCGATCGGGTGTCGGGACCTATATTTCCTGTTCAAAAATATTAATATATTATTTATGTTATTAAATAGTAGTGCTGGTCAATGGTATCGGTAACTCGGCTCAGTATGGACGTGTCGTCGGTAGACGAATCCGATCTTACACCAGCTGAGACAGGTATTCTCAATCTACTCGCCGAAGGTCGATGTACTCCCGCGTACGTGGCCAGCGAGATGGCGGTTGGGGCGGACACGGCCAGGGGAACGCTTGATAGGTTGCGAGAGTACGAAATCGTCGGAAAGCCCTACCGTGGTCTGTACGAGCTTCGACTCGATAGAACCGACGACAGCTCGAAATATCGAACGACGGAAACGCTCCTCGTTGACGTTCCGTTCGAAGACGACGATTTCACACCGACCGAGCGAGGAATCCTCAACCTACTCGCCGAAGGACGGGCGATACCGGCCTACCTCGCTCAGGAGCTCGACGTCACACAGGAATGTGTCAAAACTCGTCTCCGTGACCTCACGCGACTCGAACTCGTCCGGAAGAGACATCGTGGACTCTACGAACTCGTTGCCGAGTAGTGCACGGCAACTGCTCGAATTCCTGAGAGACCGAGATTTCGACTCCGCCATCCGTCGCCGATGGACGAGAGAAACGTCCCCGGTTCAGTCACGACGTACACACCCTCGCCGAATCCGATGTCGGCGACGGGTTCATCGACCGGAAGCGTGATTTCCACCCACTCATCGTTGTCTCGAACGAACAACGTGTCATCGGCCGCGGCATAGGCGTCTTCATCGGTGGTGTTTACGACGTGAAAGCTGCCCTCCATCGCATCCATCCAACCATTACCGAGCCAGTAGAGGCCGTCGGCGGTAGCCGCAAGTGGAACGCCCTTCGCGGAGACGTCCCGGACGTCGTTCAAGCCGACGTGGCGGACACCATCGTCCACGATCCGATAGACACCGTCGATAGTCGCCACCAAATTACCGTCGATAGCTCGTACTTCGGGGAGCGAAGCCAGTTCGTTCCAGCCGCTATCGTACCGTGCAAGGATGCCGTCCTCGCTTGCCGCGAGGAGGTCGTCTCCATCGAAATCGACCGCGACTGCGGGTCCGAAACCGAGCGGCGAAAAGTCGCCGTCGATAACGCCCTCGTCGGTGGCGACTGCGAGCGAATCGCCAGTTACCGCAACGTCACGAGCGACACAGCGGTGAGCGATCGAGAACTCACCGACGATGTCACCGGAAATCTCGACGCGGGCGACACCTAGTTCCGTGGCGACGTAGGCAGTCGTCGTCCCCGACTGGTCGCTGTAGACGCGTTTTTCGTCGATACTCGTCATATCCAAGTGAGGGATGCGAACTGTGGAAAACGTTCGGGTTCGGGCTACCGACCCCGGAATTCGGTCGAAACGACGGTCCCCTCGTCGTCGAACGTCAATCGAAGTTCTTCGTCGTCCAACGGGATTCGCAGCCGGAATGAAAGCGGATCGGTTCCGACGAGTGAGAGGTACTCGTGGTGGAGTGCCCAGTCGATATCCCACAACGGACGGGCGTCGATATCGACGCCGTGAGCGGCGTGAAAGCCGACGACTCGTGGATGCTCGCGAACCAGACAACCGAGGGGGAGGTTCGACATCGCCCAACACTCTCGACACGACACTCGGAGTCGGTATGGCACGTCACCGATGCTGAGCGTCGGCTCCGATTCGGTTATTTGCCCCTCCATTCGGGAGCCACATTCCGGACACGTCCCGGCGGATGCGAGGGCATTCCAACGACGAGTCCACACGTCGAACGTCGAAAGGAGGTCGTCTCGACGCGTGGTTGGAGCGGGTGGAAACGGGTTATGAAGGATTTCTTCGCCGCAGTCATCACAGGTGATACGAATTCGCTCATGTTCGTATCGAGCGATGATGGATTCCTCGTGGCAGTTGTAGCACGTCCCCGGTGCAGGAAGAGTCGTCCCATCCGCCTGTTCGGTGAATATTCCGGCCGTCAGCGCGCTCGCGACTTTTCGGCCTGCATAGGTGAGTTCGTACCCAGCGGTCGTTTTCCGAACGTACTGTCCGACGAGACGTTGAAGATGATAGTTGAAATTCCCGCTATCGCGGAGGCCGACACGCTGCTTGAGTTCCGCGTATGAAAGAGAATACTCACCGTTCCGGAACGCCTGTTGGAGTTCGTAAATCATCGAAACCCGTCGTTCGTTTCCGATGGCGGCGAGCGCGTCTGCCGGGTCAGGACGGGGATCTCCCATACGGGATGTTCGTACGTGGAGGAGTATATCACTCCCGAAAAGATGTCAGATTTCCATGTGCAATCGCGTGCGCAGAACGGCTTCAATACGTCAGTTCCTCCAAATTCGTATGCGGAGCTTGAGTCGAAATATCGCACTCTACTACGCCTACAAATCGACCAAGGCGGTCGAGTTTTATCGGCCGATAATGTATCTCTACTTCCTTTCACTCGGATTGGATTTCACTGCGATTGCGATTCTCGAAGGGATTTACAACGTCACGACCGTTCTCGGCGAAATTCCGACGGGGTACGTCGGCGACAGAGTTGGACGCAGAAACAGTCTGCTGTTTGGAACGACAGTCATTACGCTGACGCTCGTCGGAATCGGATTCGCGGAGACCTTCCTCGAGCTCGCGGTGCTGTACGCCTGCTGGTCGATGGGGTACAATTTTCGGTCGGGAAGCGACGATGCATGGCTCTACGATACACTCACCGATGAACTGTCCGCGGACCAGTTCGCCTCCGTTCGAGGGCGGGGGCAGTCGGTCGCCCTGCTGGTCGGCGTCGTCGGAAGCGTCGTCGGTGGCTATCTCGGAAACATCGACCTCGCCTATCCGTTTCTGATGGCGGCGGGAGTATCCGGCCTCGGCGTACCCGTTTTGTTGAGTTTGGAGGAACCCACGAGTTACGAGAAGAGCGACGCCGACGAACTCGGTTTGCGAGAGGCAGTTAGCGTCATCAGTGAAACACTCTCGCATCCACGGCTTCGCGCGTTCGTCGTCTACTACTTCGTCCTTTTTTCTGCGGTTTCGTATCTCGTCTTCATGTACGTCCAACCGGTGCTCGAGACCGTCCTTCCGCAGGTTGGGGTACCGACAGGCGAAGTCGAACCGCTTCTCGGCTGGTTTTATGCCGCAGTCAGTCTCTTTTCGGCGGGACTGAGCTATCACACCGGCACGATTCGGGACCGCGTGGGACTCCGCCAGTGGTTTCTCGTTATTCCGTTCGTCGTTGGTATCGGGCTTGTCGCCCTCAGGGCACTGCCGATGCTTGCGATTCCAGCGTTCCTCTTCGCCCGTGGAATCTCGGAAACGACGCGTTCGCTGGCCTCGCAGTACGTCAACGACAGGATCGACACCCTCGGACGAGCAACTGTGCTCTCCGCGCTCGCCATGGTGAGCTCGATCGCGGTCATCCCGTTCCAACTCGGTAGTGGCGTGATTTCGGATGTGGCGTCGCCGCTGACGGCTCTCGCTATTGCTGGTGGAGTTCTGCTAGTCGGGTCGTTCGCCGTTCTTGTATGGGAATCTCCCGTCAAATCACCCATGGGACACCCCGCTGAGGCGGAGTAGCACCAGTATTCGGAATCTCTTTCAAGACAGACTCCCCACCACCGAACATGAAGGTGTTCGGGTCGAGTGGGACGCGAGGGGTCGCGAACGACGAGTTGACCCCCGAGTTCGTGCTCAAGATTGCGAAGGCGGCGGGGACGGTGTGGCGCTCCGACCGAGTCGCTCTCGCCAGAGATACGCGAGCTACTGGCGACATGCTCGCCGACGCCGCAGCCAGCGGATTGGCAAGCATCGGAGCGGACGTAGATCGACTCGGTATCGTTCCGACACCCGGTGCGCAGGCGTACGCGGAGCGCGAGGGTATCCCGGCGTTGATGATAACGGCGAGCCACAACCCACCGGAATACAACGGCGTAAAACTCATCGGCGACGATGGTATCGAGCTCGCCGTCGGGAGTTTGGAACGCATCGAGGGAAAGTTCTTGACTGAGGCGTTCGAGGAAGTTCGATGGAGCGAAACGGGACACAGCCATCGAATCGACGACGCTCGCGACTGGTACGTTTCACAGCTGCTCGACAACATCGACAGGGAGAAAATCGCCGATGCAAACCTCACCGTCGCCCTCGACCCCGGACACGGCGCAGGGTCGCTCACCTCGCCACAGTTTTTCCGAGAGCTTGGCTGTGAAGTCGTGACGGCGAACAGCCAGCCGGACGGACATTTCCCCGGACGCAATCCGGAACCGGTTCCGAAAAACCTCCGCGACCTCGGCCGATTGGTCGAATCGACAGATGCGGACGTTGGAATCGCACATGATGGGGACGCGGACCGCGCCATCTTCTACGACGAAACCGGCAAGTACATCGAGGGTGACGCGACGCTGGCCGCCCTCTCCGCCGCACAACTCGAGCCAGGTGATGCCGTCGTCTCCGCCGTCAACGTCTCCCAGCGACTCGTGGACGTTGCCCACGAAACAGGTTCGACACTCGAACTGACGCCGATCGGCAGTACGAACATTATCACCCGAATCCGAGAGCTGCGTGACCAGAACGTGGCGGTCCCCGTCGCTGGCGAGGGCAATGGCGGTATTTTCTTCCCGAACTATCGTCTGACCCGCGATGGGGCATATACCGCCGCGAAATTCCTCGAACTACTCACCGAACGGAGTGCCAGTGAAGTCGTCGAACCGTACAACGGGTATCAGAACGTTCGAACGAACATCTCGTACACGACGGACGCGGAGCACGACGCCCTCCTCTCCGCCGCGGAGGAGAGAGCAAAAGAATCGGATGCGGAGCTGAACACTCGCGACGGCTATCGACTCGACTTCGGCGATGCGTGGGTGCTCGCGCGGCCGAGTGGAACCGAACCGATGGTTCGCATCTACGCCGAGGCGCGCGAACGTCATCGTGCCGAGGAACTCGCAGAGGAGATGGAGGCTGCCCTTCGAATCGCGAAGGCGAGCGTCTGATTCCGAAATCGAAACGGGAACGATACGTTCGAATTCAGCGTTCCGGATACGAAGAAAGGGCGTCCGAAAGTTCGGCTTTTCGCTCACGTGCTTGCTGAAGTTCGTCCTCGACAGCACCACGAGCGAGTCGGTCGTGCTCCTCGTCCGTTAGTTCTGCCCGTGCCTGCGCTGCCGTTCGTAAGGCATCAAACCGGTCGTCGTACGTGAGTTGCTGAACGTCACGAAGTCGAGCGACCGCCTCCGGAGGGGCGAACCGATCCGCGATGCGAATTGCCTCTTCACACCACCAGCGAAGTTCGTTAGCGGGCGCTGGCGGCCAGCCGATGAGCAACGGTTCGGCGTCGAGGCGGTCGAGATACGTTTCGTTCGTGGCGACGGCGCGTTTCAGTTCGACGGGGTTGTCGACGTAGTGGCCGAGTTTCGATCGAGAGTAGCGAGCCAGTTCGAGTAGTTTCGGAACCGATTTTTCACCCACATCGTTCTCGAGCAGATAGGTTCTGAGTTCGTCCGGCGGAGCGTCGAACTCGATGAGTGGATACTGTTCAGTTGCGGTGAGAAATCGAACGAGTTCGCGGGCGGTCGAATCGTGTTTGAACGCACGGAATGCGGATGAGATGGCCTCGTCCGCGGTTTCGATCGGCTCCCGCAGTTCATCCGTCGGAGCGTCCAAATCGGCATCGCCTAGCTCCTGCAACCGATCCAAATCGTCGATTCGCTCCTCCAGTTCGGTGATTCTGGTGGCGACAGCGTGACGGGCATCGCGGTATCGCTCGGTGGCTTCCCGACGTTCTTCGAGAAGGGAGGCGGTTTCCCGAGCGGGTTGGAGTATCGTTCGTATGCGGTCGAAATCCGATTCGCTCAACCTGCGTTTGTCGGTGACGTCTTCCGCTCGCTCGAACGACTCGCGGGCGGGCACGTCATCGGGGAGGCTCTCGACCAAATCGGCGAACTGGCCTTGAAACTCCACGAACGATTTGAAATCCCCGGTTCCGGTGGCTTTGCCCTCGTATCGATTGAGCAGTCGCGTCGCGCGGTCGTGGGCGTCGGCAACTGCCTCGATGTGCGGCTTTCCGTGCTCCGCGACCGCTGCCTCCGCTTCCCGACAGAGTTCGTCCGTGTTTTGGAGGTCGGCAAGTGGGTCAGACATCTCACTCGTAGATTTCGTCGGGGTCGAACACTTTTTCGCCGACGACTTCGGCTTCGGCGGTGTCGTCCTCGTTCAGGGCGTCCAGTTCGCGATAGAAACAGGACTCGTACCCGGTGTGACAAGCACCGCCTTCCTGCTCGACTCGGTAGAGGAATGCATCGCCGTCGCAATCGACTCGAACGTCTTCGACGTGTTGTACGTGGCCGCTCGTACCACCTTTCTGCCAGAGTTCGTCACGACTTCGGGAGTAGTAGTGTGCGAGACCGGTTTCGAGGGTTTGCTTGACCGCTTCGGGCGATACGTAGGCGAGCATGAGTACGTCGCCGGAATCGGCGTCTTGGGTGATTGCGGGGAGTAGATCGGTGTCGTCGAACGCGAGCGCGACTTCCTCGGTCATGGTTGGGCGAAGGTGTCGATGGGGAATAGGCTTTTTCGCTCGTGGTGGAACGAGATCCGAGAACGTGGTCAATCTTCGACCAGTTGAGCGAAATCGTCTATCGGGATGATTTCCATCGTCTGCATATCCATCCCGTGACTTTCGACCGCGATTCCCGCTCTGAATGCAGTGTCCCGATCCGGCGCATCGAAGATGAGGATGTAATCGTACTCGCCGAGTACTGCATAACTGCCGTCCAGCGTGACGCCGAACTCTTCGAACTCGGCACGAACGTTGCCCCATACCGACGCCAACTCCTGTGCGTTCTGGATTTGCTCGCGAATATCGACGAGCGCAACGTATTTTGCCATGTTATAGATTGACGTATGCCGTCGGAAAAGGTGTTTTCACCAGTCTCTCAAAAGACGGGGCGCTATCCGCGAAGATGCCGGTTCGAACCGGCCAGGAGAACGCTCACTTGCGACCCATCACCTCGAAAACTGCTCTGTCACCGTCCTGAATTTCGCTCACGACCGTGCTGAGGTCTGCAAACTCGACGCCGGGTTGGGTTCGCATATGACGAATCAACTCCTCCAACCGCCTCGTTCGCGGCGGTTGCCCGATGACCTGTGGATGCATAGCGAGCGTGAAGATCCCGTCGTCCACGTTCTCTTCCATCCAATCGAACTGCGCTCGCCAAAGGTCGAACACCGACCGTTCATCCGCGAATCCCCACAGTATCGACTGCTCCCAGACGAACATCAACGCCGGAAAATCCGCCCGCTTCCACGAAATCGGGACTTCGATGATGTCAGTCGGATCGCCGAGTTTGAACGCGGCGTCGTCGGGTGCGCTCCAATTCTTGCGGAGATGGTACGGTTCGAAATCGTTACCCATCTGGCTGGAATCCCATTCGAACCCCAATTCTTCGAGGATTTCGAGGGTGTGTTCGGAAAATTCCCATGCCGGTGAGCGAAATCCAGTGGGTTTGCGTCCCGTTACATCCTCGATGTTCGAAATCGCGCGCTCGTACTCCGACTTCTCCGCTTCCTTGCTGTCGAACGTACTCGGGTTGACGTGTCGCCAACCGTGACACTGCACGTCGTAACCGCGGTCGGAAACCTCCTCGACACGGTCCGGAAAACTCTCTATCGTGTGACCGGGAACGAACCACGTCGCGGGAATATCGTGTGTATCGTGGAGGTCAAGGATGCGAGGCGCTCCGACCCATGCGCCGTAAACTCCCCGTGACAGTTGCGTCGGTGCGTCGGACGCACCGAACGTGTGTATCCAGACGGATACCGCGTCGAAATCATAGGTCAAACAGACAGTCGTTGGGGACATCGCAAATGGAGACGACCGAAAACGAAATACCTCTATCCCATTCGTGTGTCGTCGCTGTCCGTTGGATTAGCGAGGAGAAGATCGAATCGTTCGAATTACTGCGTGCGGAACGCGCGGTCGCCAGCGTCTCCCAATCCGGGGACGATAAAGCCGTCGTCGTTGAGTCGGTCGTCGATGCTTACCGTCAGGAGGTCCGCCTCGGGGAACTTCTCGTGGACGTTGAGCAGGCCGTCCGGTGCGCTGACCGCGGAGAGGACGAAGAAGTTTTCCGGGTTCGGTTGTTCGTTGAGGACCTCTTCGAGGACGGCGCACATCGTGCTCCCCGTAGCGAGCATCGGGTCGGCCACGATGACCGTGTCTTTCTCCGTGATTTCGGGGAGTTTCACGTAGTCGATGGTGATGGGGAACTCGCCGTCTTCGTTCATTCCGGCGTCCTCGTTCCGGCCAGCACTGATAACGCCCTGTTTCGCGCGTGGGAACGCCTTCAGCAGTCCTTCGACGAATGGCGTGGCGGCACGGAGAACGTTGATGATGACCACGTCGTCCAGTCCTTTGACGCGCTCGCCGGTTGTCTCGGTAAGCGGCGTGTTGATGGAAACGTACTCCGTGTCCATCGCACCGTCGATGATTTCGTAGCCACAGATACGACCGAGTTTGACGAGTCCCTTACGGAAGCCGACCTGTTCCGTGTTCTCGTCCCGAATCTTCGAGAGCGTGTCCTTCGCCATCGCGTGCGTGATGAGGTGGGCGTCACCTCGCTGCTCGATAGTCATATGCGATTCGTGCGCGGCGAGGGGCTATAAGCTAACGATACGAGCGAAGCATCGGGAAACTCTGACACGGGACTCTCGACTCATACGCCAAGCGTCAGTAGCCCGTTCTCGGACTGTGGAAACGGATTTTCGAACGTCGTCCAGTCCGCACCCATCTCCACGTCGGTTAGCAAACAGTCGTCCAATTCGGCGATGATGGCGTCCTCGTTCACGTCCGTTCCGATGAAGACGAGTTTCGTCTCGCGGTCCCCCCATTCGTCGTCCCATTGGAGGTTAGATCGGTTGTCGCGGTAGAGTTTCTGGTCGATTTCGGGAAGACTCGCAATCCACTTACCCGCCGTTTCGACGCGGGCGGACGACCCGGCCTGCCCGTATTCCATCACCCATTCTTGCCCGGCGAGCCAGAAGGTTCCTTTCGCCCGAACGATGCCGTCAGGGAGTGATCGAAGGAAGTCGGCGAGACGTTCGGGATGGAACGGTCGGCGGCGACGGTATGCGACCGACGAGACGCCGTAGGTCTCCTCGGGATGGCGATGGACGTGGAGATCGTCGTTATGTTCGGCGTGGGTGTGGTTTTCTTCTTCGTGGGAGTGGTCGTGGTCACGACCACTCCCATCGTTTGGATGTTCACCAGCGTGGACCATCGCTCGTTTCCAGCCAGCCGAATCACCGACTGCATCTCTATCGAACACTCCTCGCTGAAGAACCGCATCCGGCGAAACCCGACCGTGTTCGGTTCGAATCAGTTCGGCTCGGGGTTGAAGCGCGCGGAGAGTCGCCTCGATTTCGTCCAGTTCCTCGTCGGTCACGAGGTCGCATTTGTTGAGGACGAGCACGTCACAGAACTCGATCTGCTCGATAATGAGGTCGGAGAGGGGTCGCGTTTCTCCATCCTCCGTCTCGGTTCGCTCGACCGGCGAGTCGCCATCGAAGAAGTCGCGGAACTGGCGCGCGCTAACGAGGGTAACGGTCGTATCCACTTCGTACCGTGCAGCGGCGCGCGATTCGGTCGTGAACAGTCGAGCGACTGGGGCCG of the Haladaptatus caseinilyticus genome contains:
- a CDS encoding GTP-binding protein, encoding MSQGRIPVTILSGNLGAGKTTTLNHLLRESGDRDIAVLVNDMGTINIDAELIEDGTELTAENGVAELSNGCICCELQDDLRTEVSRLAREWEFDTLVVESSGISEPAPVARLFTTESRAAARYEVDTTVTLVSARQFRDFFDGDSPVERTETEDGETRPLSDLIIEQIEFCDVLVLNKCDLVTDEELDEIEATLRALQPRAELIRTEHGRVSPDAVLQRGVFDRDAVGDSAGWKRAMVHAGEHPNDGSGRDHDHSHEEENHTHAEHNDDLHVHRHPEETYGVSSVAYRRRRPFHPERLADFLRSLPDGIVRAKGTFWLAGQEWVMEYGQAGSSARVETAGKWIASLPEIDQKLYRDNRSNLQWDDEWGDRETKLVFIGTDVNEDAIIAELDDCLLTDVEMGADWTTFENPFPQSENGLLTLGV